The following are encoded in a window of Sminthopsis crassicaudata isolate SCR6 chromosome 5, ASM4859323v1, whole genome shotgun sequence genomic DNA:
- the LOC141543247 gene encoding tripartite motif-containing protein 43-like produces the protein MAATVEILKKMQSKITCSICRDYFCDPVTIGCGHNFCQACLSFSWRIRAPAFSCPECKQVSQDREIPLVNRRLAELTELGKQVSSKLLESTEEQSQCDAHKKPLKNFCEEDLTALCVTCCETPEHGAHKISSIQEAAQKYRRELQHLQIRLGKHLEEDEELHSLRGSPVCEWLYLFRLEKSKVHTLLEEEESRSLQRCKQQEKARRDRLKEYGKSLKDLMLELKETRHRLNLDLLQDAKQLLGRCEAVLAQRAQAVIPVLEEYYTPGLIKILYKFKVDLTMDPTSADSSVTVSEDLKSAKAGEGWQVETKFPDDFPRHYVFAKQSFTLGDQYWVVDVTQLSQWTLGIYTPRMRTFEGMEVDSAVILLHCVKKEGEFYLQTYPGSLNHRVKGPLPLIGVYLHGMPGTVVFYNVLRGTLIYRFSLLIFKGPVTPVFSPGPPLPGTNPGTMTLFPADSHPCACCYSRG, from the coding sequence ATGGCTGCTACTGTggaaattctgaagaaaatgcAGAGTAAGATCACCTGTAGCATCTGCAGGGACTACTTCTGTGATCCTGTCACCATCGGGTGTGGGCACAACTTTTGCCAAGCTTGTCTCTCCTTCAGCTGGAGAATTAGAGCCCCAGCTTTTTCCTGTCCTGAATGCAAGCAAGTGTCCCAGGACAGGGAGATCCCACTAGTGAACAGGCGCCTAGCAGAGTTGACTGAGCTGGGCAAACAAGTCAGCTCCAAACTTTTGGAGAGCACTGAAGAACAGAGCCAGTGTGACGCTCACAAGAAACCCTTGAAGAACTTTTGTGAAGAGGATCTGACAGCACTGTGTGTGACATGTTGTGAAACCCCAGAGCATGGGGCTCACAAGATCTCCTCTATACAAGAGGCTGCTCAGAAATACAGGAGGGAGCTCCAGCACCTTCAGATTCGCTTGGGGAAACATTTGGAGGAAGATGAAGAACTTCATAGTCTGAGGGGGAGTCCTGTTTGTGAGTGGCTATATTTGTTTCGCCTTGAAAAAAGTAAAGTACACACTcttctggaggaagaagaatccCGAAGTCTTCAAAGATGTAAACAACAAGAAAAGGCCAGGAGGGACAGACTAAAAGAGTACGGGAAAAGTCTGAAGGACCTCATGCTAGAGCTGAAGGAAACACGCCACCGACTCAATCTGGATCTGCTGCAGGATGCCAAGCAGCTGCTGGGAAGGTGTGAGGCTGTGTTGGCCCAAAGGGCCCAGGCTGTCATCCCAGTTCTGGAAGAATATTACACTCCTGGCCTGATAAAGATACTCTACAAATTCAAAGTAGATCTCACCATGGATCCCACATCAGCTGATTCCTCTGTGACTGTTTCAGAGGATCTCAAGAGTGCCAAGGCTGGAGAAGGCTGGCAGGTGGAGACCAAGTTTCCTGATGACTTCCCTCGCCATTATGTCTTTGCTAAGCAGTCCTTCACCTTAGGTGACCAGTACTGGGTGGTGGATGTGACTCAACTCTCCCAGTGGACCTTGGGGATCTACACCCCACGCATGAGGACCTTTGAAGGAATGGAGGTGGATTCTGCTGTGATCCTGCTGCACTGTGTCAAGAAGGAAGGGGAATTCTATTTACAGACATATCCTGGATCATTGAACCATCGAGTAAAAGGCCCTCTACCTTTGATTGGAGTGTACCTGCATGGTATGCCTGGCACTGTTGTCTTTTATAATGTTCTGCGGGGCACCCTCATTTACAGGTTCAGTCTTTTGATCTTCAAAGGGCCTGTTACTCCCGTATTTTCCCCTGGTCCTCCGCTTCCAGGAACAAACCCAGGTACCATGACTCTCTTTCCTGCAGACTCTCATCCATGTGCTTGCTGCTATTCACGTGGCTGA